In Nonomuraea muscovyensis, one genomic interval encodes:
- a CDS encoding 2-oxoacid:acceptor oxidoreductase subunit alpha, with amino-acid sequence MTKQVQQLDRVIIRFAGDSGDGMQLTGDRFTAGTAEFGNDLSTLPNFPAEIRAPAGTLPGVSSFQLHFADHDILTPGDAPNVLVAMNPAALKANLGDLPRGADIIVNTDEFTKRNLQKVGYDANPLEDESLAEWRVHAVALTSLTVKALEGFDLSKKDAERSKNMFALGLLSWLYHRPTEHTISFLQQKFAKKPEIAKANIAAFQAGWNYGETTESFSVSYEVKPARLTPGVYRNISGNQALAYGLIAASVQAKLPLFLGSYPITPASDILHELSRHKRFGVRTFQAEDEIAGVGAALGAAFGGALGVTTTSGPGVALKAETVGLAVTTELPLIIVDVQRAGPSTGMPTKTEQTDLLMAMFGRNGESPVPIVAPMSPSDCFDAAIEAARIAVKYRTPVMLLSDGYLANGSEPWRLPEIADLPDISQEFTTEPNGEDGAFLPYQRDAETLARPWAIPGTAGLEHRIGGIEKADGTGNISYDPGNHDLMVRLRASKIAGIDVPDLEVDDPDGDARVLVVGWGSTYGPIAAAVRRIRKDGGKVAQVHLRHLNPLPANTGEILKRYDKVLLPEINLGQLALLLRARYLVDIISYNRVRGLPFKAEELAGVIQDVIDSD; translated from the coding sequence GTGACTAAGCAGGTCCAGCAACTCGACCGGGTGATCATCCGCTTCGCCGGAGACTCCGGCGACGGCATGCAGCTCACCGGAGACCGCTTCACGGCGGGCACGGCGGAGTTCGGCAACGACCTGTCCACCCTGCCCAACTTCCCGGCCGAGATCCGCGCCCCCGCAGGCACCCTGCCGGGCGTGTCGAGCTTCCAGCTCCACTTCGCCGACCACGACATCCTCACTCCCGGTGACGCCCCCAACGTCCTCGTCGCGATGAACCCGGCCGCGCTCAAGGCCAACCTCGGCGACCTGCCCCGCGGCGCCGACATCATCGTCAACACCGACGAGTTCACCAAGCGCAACCTGCAGAAGGTCGGCTACGACGCCAACCCGCTGGAGGACGAGTCGCTGGCCGAGTGGCGGGTCCACGCGGTGGCGCTGACGTCGCTGACGGTCAAGGCCCTGGAGGGCTTCGACCTGTCGAAGAAGGACGCCGAGCGGTCGAAGAACATGTTCGCCCTCGGTCTGCTGTCGTGGCTGTACCACCGGCCGACCGAGCACACGATCTCGTTCCTGCAGCAGAAGTTCGCCAAGAAGCCCGAGATCGCCAAGGCCAACATCGCGGCCTTCCAGGCTGGCTGGAACTACGGCGAGACGACCGAGTCGTTCTCGGTGTCGTACGAGGTCAAGCCGGCCAGGCTGACCCCGGGCGTCTACCGCAACATCTCCGGCAACCAGGCCCTCGCCTACGGCCTGATCGCGGCGTCGGTGCAGGCGAAGCTGCCCCTGTTCCTCGGCTCCTACCCGATCACCCCGGCCAGCGACATCCTGCACGAGCTGTCCAGGCACAAGCGGTTCGGCGTGCGCACGTTCCAGGCCGAGGACGAGATCGCGGGTGTCGGCGCGGCGCTCGGCGCGGCGTTCGGCGGCGCGCTCGGCGTGACGACGACGTCCGGTCCCGGCGTGGCGCTCAAGGCGGAGACGGTCGGCCTGGCGGTCACCACCGAGCTGCCGCTGATCATCGTGGACGTGCAGCGGGCCGGCCCGAGCACCGGCATGCCGACCAAGACCGAGCAGACCGACCTGCTGATGGCCATGTTCGGCCGCAACGGCGAGTCGCCGGTGCCCATCGTGGCGCCGATGTCGCCGAGCGACTGCTTCGACGCGGCCATCGAGGCGGCGCGGATCGCGGTGAAGTACCGCACGCCGGTCATGCTGCTGTCCGACGGCTACCTCGCCAACGGCTCCGAGCCGTGGCGGCTGCCGGAGATCGCCGACCTGCCGGACATCTCGCAGGAGTTCACCACCGAGCCCAACGGCGAGGACGGCGCGTTCCTGCCCTACCAGCGTGACGCCGAGACGCTGGCCAGGCCGTGGGCGATTCCCGGCACGGCCGGGCTGGAGCACCGGATCGGCGGCATCGAGAAGGCCGACGGCACGGGCAACATCTCCTACGACCCGGGCAACCACGACCTGATGGTCCGGCTCCGCGCGTCCAAGATCGCCGGGATCGACGTGCCCGATCTGGAGGTCGACGACCCCGACGGCGACGCCCGGGTGCTGGTCGTCGGCTGGGGCTCGACGTACGGGCCGATCGCGGCGGCCGTGCGGCGCATCAGGAAGGACGGCGGCAAGGTCGCGCAGGTCCACCTGCGCCACCTCAACCCGCTGCCCGCCAACACCGGCGAGATCCTCAAGCGCTACGACAAGGTGCTGCTGCCCGAGATCAACCTCGGCCAGCTCGCCCTGCTGCTGCGGGCCCGCTACCTCGTCGACATCATCAGCTACAACCGGGTGCGCGGCCTGCCGTTCAAGGCCGAGGAGCTGGCCGGCGTGATCCAGGACGTGATCGACAGTGACTGA
- a CDS encoding putative leader peptide, with product MTRTVLFARLHVDLCRLASGLCHL from the coding sequence GTGACCCGAACCGTCCTCTTCGCTCGCCTCCATGTGGACCTGTGCAGGCTCGCCTCAGGGCTGTGTCACCTCTAA
- a CDS encoding polysaccharide deacetylase family protein produces the protein MPKARFVGGMALSAFAAAGCGLFPASSKPDVVVPANPTMIRYVDPSAVDGLVTMTMTEGEESPRRVHISYPRLKDAPVMNEALRTEAERQLLGFHAATEAARPAAASRSQADGSPKGDDTQEDGGDGDGGAQDAGRPDMGGADRARPGAADVDETAVRRGIGARPELNVDWQLVAASPAVFGVRLRTGRHVGVDWGRSSRTLWYDRTRDRVTGSSGLLSGQAALQELARLVREGLAGRGAAVERDRVTADPALFDSMAFNLNGDLVVEFDDCQIGSCALGRVAVAVPAERAGTLLSATGHRAQYSPRAAGRTYLPGMSEVWPEVDAPSGGAGAPAGADGTAAVPEAGAPGAAAPDTNTPDTSTSDTSTSGEGASEQVDCAEVKCVALTFDDGPGPETPRLLDMLRGLGARATFFTVGANAAADPWLLGRMAAEGHEVGNHSWAHRDLSRLSTSKIADALGRTQELIKAHTGQAPTLARAPYGVESEEVRDTARRLGLTLVGWDVNTVGSAETVGVATAGRPGAETIARRAVEGAHDGAVILLHDTCGTAVDAVPAIVEGLRGKGYALVTVGELYGEPGSRTEHAEGSGGNAAAGGP, from the coding sequence ATGCCTAAAGCCCGATTCGTCGGAGGAATGGCCCTGTCGGCTTTCGCAGCCGCGGGTTGCGGCCTCTTCCCGGCCTCCTCCAAGCCCGATGTCGTGGTCCCGGCGAACCCCACGATGATCAGGTACGTGGACCCTTCCGCGGTCGACGGCCTGGTCACCATGACAATGACCGAGGGCGAGGAGTCTCCCAGGCGCGTGCACATCAGCTACCCCAGGCTGAAGGACGCACCGGTCATGAACGAGGCGCTGCGCACGGAGGCGGAGCGCCAGCTCCTCGGTTTCCACGCCGCGACCGAGGCCGCCCGCCCGGCGGCCGCGAGCAGGTCGCAGGCGGACGGGTCCCCCAAGGGCGACGACACGCAGGAGGACGGCGGGGACGGGGACGGAGGCGCGCAGGATGCCGGACGGCCGGACATGGGTGGCGCCGACAGGGCGCGGCCGGGAGCGGCGGACGTGGACGAGACCGCCGTCCGCCGGGGCATCGGGGCCCGGCCCGAACTGAACGTGGACTGGCAGCTCGTCGCCGCCTCGCCCGCCGTCTTCGGGGTACGGCTGCGCACCGGACGGCACGTCGGCGTCGACTGGGGCAGGTCGAGCCGCACCCTCTGGTACGACCGCACGCGCGACAGGGTGACCGGGTCCTCGGGGCTGCTGTCCGGGCAGGCCGCGCTGCAGGAGCTCGCCCGGCTGGTCAGGGAGGGGCTGGCGGGCCGGGGCGCCGCGGTGGAGCGGGACAGGGTGACCGCCGACCCCGCGCTGTTCGACTCGATGGCGTTCAACCTGAACGGCGACCTGGTGGTGGAGTTCGACGACTGCCAGATCGGGTCGTGCGCGCTAGGGCGCGTCGCGGTGGCCGTGCCCGCCGAGCGGGCCGGGACGTTGCTGTCGGCGACGGGACACCGGGCCCAGTACAGCCCCCGGGCGGCGGGCAGGACCTACCTGCCGGGCATGTCCGAGGTGTGGCCCGAGGTGGACGCGCCGTCCGGAGGGGCGGGCGCGCCGGCGGGGGCCGACGGCACGGCGGCCGTCCCGGAAGCGGGCGCCCCCGGCGCAGCAGCCCCCGACACGAACACACCCGACACCAGCACATCCGACACCAGCACATCCGGCGAGGGCGCCTCCGAGCAGGTGGACTGCGCCGAGGTCAAGTGCGTCGCGCTGACCTTCGACGACGGTCCCGGACCGGAGACGCCGCGCCTGCTCGACATGCTGCGCGGCCTGGGCGCCCGCGCCACGTTCTTCACCGTCGGCGCCAACGCCGCCGCCGACCCGTGGCTGCTCGGCCGCATGGCCGCCGAGGGGCACGAGGTCGGCAACCACAGCTGGGCGCACCGGGACCTGTCACGCCTCAGCACCAGCAAGATCGCCGACGCCCTCGGCCGTACCCAGGAGCTGATCAAGGCCCACACCGGCCAGGCGCCCACGCTGGCGCGCGCACCGTACGGCGTCGAGAGCGAGGAGGTCCGCGACACCGCCCGCCGGCTGGGGCTGACGCTCGTCGGCTGGGACGTGAACACGGTCGGCTCCGCGGAGACGGTGGGCGTCGCGACGGCCGGCCGGCCGGGGGCGGAGACGATCGCCAGGCGGGCCGTCGAGGGGGCGCACGACGGCGCCGTCATCCTGCTGCACGACACCTGCGGCACGGCCGTGGACGCGGTGCCGGCGATCGTCGAGGGGTTGCGCGGGAAGGGCTACGCCCTCGTCACCGTTGGGGAGCTGTACGGAGAACCCGGCTCGCGGACGGAGCACGCCGAGGGGTCCGGGGGCAACGCGGCGGCCGGTGGCCCCTGA
- a CDS encoding NADH-quinone oxidoreductase subunit A, which yields MDGYFGSYVLVAALLAIGVAIVAGALLANRLLRPARPTAEKLTSYECGVDPVGDGWAQSQIRYYVFTYLYVVFAVDAVFLFPWATVFDTPGYGLTTLVEMFVFLGFIALGIVYAWRKRVLTWT from the coding sequence ATGGACGGCTACTTCGGGTCCTACGTGCTCGTCGCCGCACTCCTCGCGATCGGCGTGGCCATCGTCGCCGGAGCCCTCCTGGCCAACCGCCTCCTGCGGCCGGCGAGGCCGACCGCCGAGAAGCTGACCAGCTACGAATGCGGTGTCGACCCGGTCGGCGACGGCTGGGCCCAGTCGCAGATCCGCTACTACGTCTTCACGTACCTGTACGTGGTCTTCGCCGTGGACGCCGTCTTCCTGTTCCCGTGGGCGACGGTGTTCGACACGCCCGGCTACGGGCTGACGACGCTCGTGGAGATGTTCGTCTTCCTCGGCTTCATCGCGCTCGGCATCGTGTACGCCTGGCGCAAGCGCGTCCTCACCTGGACGTAG